The Rubricoccus marinus nucleotide sequence CGCGCCATCATCAAGCCCGGCGGGCGGTTCAACACGGAGATCGTGGGCCAGAGCCCCATGCGCATCGCTGAGATGGCGGGCTTCACGGTCCCCAACGACACGCGCGCCCTCATCGCGGAAGTGGACGCGGTGGGCAAGGACGAGCCGCTGTCGATGGAGACACTTTCGCCCATCCTCAGCTTCTACGTCGCCGACGGGTGGGAGCGCGGCTGCGAGCGCTGCATCGAGATCCTGGAATTCGGCGGCATCGGCCACACGCTCGCGATCCACGCGCAGAGCGAGCGGGCCATCGAGCAGTTCGCGCTCAAGAAGCCGTCCATGCGCATCGTCGTCAACACGGTCGCCGCGCTGGGCTCGGTCGGCATGACGACCAAGCTCTTCCCGGCGATGACGCTCGGGCCGGGGACCGTCGGCGGGAGCATCACGAGCGACAACGTCTCGCCGTTGCACCTCATCAACGTCAAGCGCGTCGCGTTCGAGACAGCCCCGCTCAACGACGACGCGGGGCAGCCTCTGGCGGCGAACGCCCAGCGCGGCAAGACGCCCGTGCCGGCGTCTCGGTCGGCCTCTCGCTCCGAATCGCGTCCTGCCCCGGCCTCTGGCGCCAGAGGCTCCGGCACCTCCACGTCGGGCGGCTGGATGGACGAGATCGAGCGTCGCCTGCTCGACCGCGCGGGCAACGCGCCCGTGTCGCGGCCCACGGCATCGCCAGAGGCCTCTGGCGACGGCGCTCCGGCGTCGTCCACGCTCGCGATCCCGGACCCGCAGGTGGAGGCGCTGATCCGGAAGTTCAGGAAATAACGCTGTACCCGGGATGGGCGCCCCGTGGCGCTCCCACCGCTTCCGCACAAGCACTGCGACCCTCGGCGCCAGAGGCGGGCACCCCTGCAGCTTCTAGCGCGTAGACTCGGCCATGGCCGAGGTCTCTCCCGCTTCCGTCTCCACGATGACGCCTCCGTCGGTTCAGACCGGCGATGATGCGTTGGACGCGATCCTGCTCCGAGCGTGGGAGGGAATGCCCGACCGGCCGGACCACCTAGTCGAGCACGCGCAGCGAGCACTAGACCGCGCGGACAGCACGGACAACGCCCGAGGGCGGGCCTACGCGCTGGGCGTCCTTGGCACGGGGTTGTACATGCGCTCCGACCACGAGGAGGCCTTGGAGGCGCTAACGGAGGGGTTGGCCTTGATCGAGCCGTTCGGGGACCTGTACGGGCGGGGGCTGCTCCTCGGCGGGCTCGCTGGCGTGCACGTCAGCCTGGGGCATTTCGACGAGGCGATGGAAACCGCGCTCGACGCGCTCCGCGTGGCACGGGTGCTGGGAGACCGGGAGCGGGAGGCGTGGACGCTTGTCGGCCTGGGCAATAGCTACCTGGACCTCGGGGACCTGGAACGCGCGATGGAGGCGGGCGAGACCGGGCTGCGCCTGTTCGGCGAGTTGGGCCAGCCGGCGGGGCAGGCCCGCGCGCACGGCGTTATGGGCGGCGCGCTGATGCGGATGGGCCGCAGCGCCGAGGCCCGCGCGCACCACGAAGCCGCGCTCCGCCTCGCTCGCGAAGACGGGGTCCGCCTCAACGAAGCCCGCGCGCTCCACGACCTCGGCGAGTGCGCGTACCTCGCCAAGGAGTACGCTCAGGCACTCCAACTCCACCGCGAGGCGCTCGGCATCCGTCGCGAGGTGGGCAACCGGCAGGCGCAGAGCACGAGCCTGCTCCACATCGGGCTCGCGCTCACGGCGCTCGGCCGCGCGCCAGAGGCCATCGAGACCCTGGTGAACGCCCGCGACCTCGCGATGGAGGTCGGCGCCGAGCCGCGCATCGCGCAAGCCGACGAGGCGCTGGCCGACGCCTACGAGGCCTCTGGCGACGCCGCGCGCGCGCTGGAGCACTTCCGGCTGTTCCACGCCCGCCGCGAGCGGATGCTGGACGCGCAATCGCGCAGCCGCATCCAGTCCATCCAGATCCGCGCCGACGCCGAGCAGGCGCAGCGCGAGGCCGAGATCGCGCACCTCCGCTCGGTCGAGCTCGCCGACGCCAACGCGGGCCTCGAAGAGGCTCTCACGGACCTCCAGCAAACGCAGCGGCGGCTGCTCCAGCAAGAGAAGCTGGCCTCGCTCGGGCGCCTGGCCTCTGGCGTGGCGCACGAGATCCAGAACCCGATCAACTTCATCGCCAACTTCGCCGAGATCAACGCGGACTACGCCGACGAGATGCGCGAGACGGTGGAGCGCCGCCGCGCCGAACTGCCGCCCGACCTCGCGGACGAACTCACCGACCTCCTCGGCGACGTGAGCGCGAACACCGGGCGTGTGCGGGAGCACGCCCAGCGCGCCAGCGGCATCGTCAAGAGCCTCATCGGGCACGGCAACACGTCCTCGGGCCAGCGCGAGACCGTGGACCTCCGCGACCTCGTCGGCCGCGTCGTCGACGTCACGTTTGCGGGCTCGGGTATCCGGCCGGTCTGGGTCCCCGGAGCGGAGCCGGTTCACGCCGAGGTGGACGCGCAGGCCTTCGACCGCGCGCTCGTCAACCTGGTGGACAACGCGCGCCGCGCCGTCCTAGACCGCGCCCACGAGGACGACGGCTTCCGCGCCGTGGTTTGCGTCGCGCTGGACCGCGTGGACGACCGCGTGATCCTCCGCGTGATGGACAACGGCCCCGGCATTCCGGACGACCTGCGCGACCGCGTGTTCGAGCCGTTTTTCAGCACCCGCCCCACGGGCGAGGGCACAGGCCTCGGGCTCACGCTTGCGCGCCAGATCGTCGTGGACGGCCACGAGGGCTCGCTGGATTTGGAGCCCTCCGCGATGGGCAGCACGTTTACCATCTCGCTGCCTTCGGCCGACGCCTGAGCGGGCCTCTGGCGCCAGAGGCTCAGACCACCAGACCCACCGCCCACATCGCCGCGCCCGCCGCCAGAGGCACGCGGAGGTTGTCGTTGACCGGGATCGGCAGCGCCTCCACGGCCGCGGCCACGACGGCGCCGACGAGGATCTGCGCGAGCGATAGCTCTACGCCCGGCCACTGCGCGAACGCCCAGCCCATGAGCGCGGCGGTGACGATAAACGCCAGCGTGCCCTCCAGCGATTTCGGCGAGCCGAACAGCCGGGTTCTGCCGATGCGCCGGCCCACGAGCGCCGCCGCCGCGTCGCCGATCATCTGCATCGCCATCGCCGAGGCCGCCACCACGGGCGAGAACAGCGCCACGCACAACGCCGCCGCCACGCACATCATCGTCGCGCCGTTGAACACGATGCGCTCGCCGAACGGCGGGATCTCCTCCGGCCGCATCAGCGACGCGAACGCCTTGAGCAGGAAGTCCCGCGCCCAGCGGATCCTCTGGCGGCTCCAGTCCGCCGCGAGCGCGATCACCGCCAGAGGCACCAGCACCCACAGCGAGACCTCGCGCCCGAACAGCAGGATCCCGACCGGGATGACGAGCGCGCCGAGGTGGAGGGCCTTGCGGCGGACCTCGGCGGCGTACGAGATGACGGGGACGTGGTCGCTCATGGAACGCGGGGGGACGGCGGAAGGTAGCCGCCCCTCACTCGCCTCTGGCGCCATGCGCACGCTCCTCGCCCTGCTCCTCACCGTCTTTCTCACCGCCTGCGGCTCCGACACCGACTACGCCGGCGACATGCGCGAGCAGCACGACGGCGAGACGCCAGAGGCCTCTGGCGCGGGTGCGGACGCCGCGGCGCTCGACGTGACGCGCGAGGAGGTGGTCTACGCCACGGTCGATGGCGAGAGCGTAACCGGGACGCTCGTCCGGCCTGCCGGCGTGACGGG carries:
- a CDS encoding tetratricopeptide repeat protein translates to MAEVSPASVSTMTPPSVQTGDDALDAILLRAWEGMPDRPDHLVEHAQRALDRADSTDNARGRAYALGVLGTGLYMRSDHEEALEALTEGLALIEPFGDLYGRGLLLGGLAGVHVSLGHFDEAMETALDALRVARVLGDREREAWTLVGLGNSYLDLGDLERAMEAGETGLRLFGELGQPAGQARAHGVMGGALMRMGRSAEARAHHEAALRLAREDGVRLNEARALHDLGECAYLAKEYAQALQLHREALGIRREVGNRQAQSTSLLHIGLALTALGRAPEAIETLVNARDLAMEVGAEPRIAQADEALADAYEASGDAARALEHFRLFHARRERMLDAQSRSRIQSIQIRADAEQAQREAEIAHLRSVELADANAGLEEALTDLQQTQRRLLQQEKLASLGRLASGVAHEIQNPINFIANFAEINADYADEMRETVERRRAELPPDLADELTDLLGDVSANTGRVREHAQRASGIVKSLIGHGNTSSGQRETVDLRDLVGRVVDVTFAGSGIRPVWVPGAEPVHAEVDAQAFDRALVNLVDNARRAVLDRAHEDDGFRAVVCVALDRVDDRVILRVMDNGPGIPDDLRDRVFEPFFSTRPTGEGTGLGLTLARQIVVDGHEGSLDLEPSAMGSTFTISLPSADA
- a CDS encoding diacylglycerol/polyprenol kinase family protein, whose product is MSDHVPVISYAAEVRRKALHLGALVIPVGILLFGREVSLWVLVPLAVIALAADWSRQRIRWARDFLLKAFASLMRPEEIPPFGERIVFNGATMMCVAAALCVALFSPVVAASAMAMQMIGDAAAALVGRRIGRTRLFGSPKSLEGTLAFIVTAALMGWAFAQWPGVELSLAQILVGAVVAAAVEALPIPVNDNLRVPLAAGAAMWAVGLVV